In Lotus japonicus ecotype B-129 chromosome 5, LjGifu_v1.2, one genomic interval encodes:
- the LOC130716707 gene encoding GDSL esterase/lipase EXL3-like translates to MLKGLPSSICTCTKLLRLTMLLLVVSCCKTKGVIKLPPNVSIPAVLVFGDSIMDTGNNNNLVTIARCNFRPYGEDFHGGVPTGRFSNGKVPSDFAVEELGIKELLPAYLDPNLHPSELATGVNFASGGAGYDPMTAKLQPCIDLAGQLKLFKEYIGKLRRLVGKDRTKFILANSLVLVVLGSNDISNTYFLSGARQKEYDFPSYADLLVSLASNFFKELLGLGVRRIGVFSSPPVGCVPFQRTMAGGIERQCVEHYNDAVVLFNRKLQKGINSLNQHFPNGRIVYFDIYNPLLDIIVNSQKHGYEVSDRGCCGTGIIEVTYLCNHFGTTCPNVLDYVFWDSFHPTEGIYKSLVGPILQKYVYQFK, encoded by the exons ATGTTAAAGGGTCTTCCCTCTTCAATTTGCACCTGCACCAAGCTTCTCAGATTGACAATGTTATTATTAGTTGTTTCATGCTGCAAAACAAAGGGTGTTATAAAACTGCCTCCAAATGTTTCCATTCCAGCAGTTTTGGTGTTTGGAGATTCGATCATGGATACTGGCAATAACAACAACTTGGTAACGATAGCTCGCTGCAATTTCCGACCATATGGGGAAGATTTTCATGGAGGTGTCCCAACTGGCCGATTTAGCAATGGAAAAGTTCCCTCAGACTTTGCAG TTGAAGAATTAGGCATCAAAGAATTACTACCGGCATACCTGGATCCAAATCTCCATCCTAGTGAACTGGCCACCGGCGTGAACTTTGCATCAGGCGGCGCTGGATACGATCCTATGACAGCAAAATTACAG CCATGTATCGATTTAGCAGGCCAGCTAAAATTATTCAAAGAATACATAGGAAAGTTGAGAAGACTAGTTGGAAAGGACAGAACAAAATTCATCCTAGCCAATAGTCTTGTTCTTGTGGTATTAGGCAGCAACGACATTTCCAATACATACTTCTTATCCGGTGCTAGACAAAAGGAATATGATTTTCCTTCTTATGCTGACCTTTTAGTTAGCTTAGCTTCTAATTTCTTCAAG GAATTACTTGGACTTGGTGTACGGAGGATTGGAGTGTTCAGTTCGCCTCCAGTTGGATGTGTGCCATTTCAGAGAACGATGGCTGGAGGAATTGAAAGACAATGCGTGGAACATTACAATGATGCAGTGGTGTTATTTAACAGAAAACTTCAAAAGGGGATCAATTCACTTAATCAACACTTTCCAAATGGCAGAATCGTTTACTTTGATATTTACAACCCTCTGCTTGATATCATTGTGAACAGTCAAAAACATG GCTATGAAGTCTCAGACAGAGGATGTTGTGGCACAGGTATCATTGAGGTTACGTATTTATGCAACCATTTCGGTACCACATGTCCAAACGTTTTGGATTATGTGTTTTGGGACAGTTTTCATCCTACTGAGGGCATTTACAAAAGCCTCGTTGGCCCTATTCTGCAAAAATATGTATACCAGTTCAAGTGA
- the LOC130717702 gene encoding uncharacterized protein LOC130717702, with protein MSRCFPFPPPGYIRNNSDALINSIKLREEKEKAKKDRKEKKREKKERKKEKKERKLQEASVAAEKLKLIADGKLQKDIDNELLERSGITEEHDQPVSSHQEPCLSDSSQSSKRKREADHGPAIKIRLPLRKHREPEEPKSEYQVGSSSARVGNADSFTQLASASDHRLQSISNNENNQLPGNSDSGHGKRLQSLVPGDTPVSNIILDDKSRREFSLYDSLLQIPQVTYDGYDSADEAWLFRSEPTEAKPISKKLKYDSEAALRCSSSMWPRAQHLPEVGIYALPYTVPF; from the exons ATGTCTCGTTGCTTTCCTTTCCCGCCTCCAGGGTATATCAGGAACAATAGcgatgccttgatcaattcgaTTAAG CTCCgtgaggagaaggagaaggccAAGAAAGACAGGAAAGAGAAGAagagggagaagaaggagagaaagaaagagaagaaggaaaggaaaCTTCAAGAAGCCAGTGTTGCTGCGGAGAAGTTGAAGCTCATTGCAGATGGCAAGTTACAAAAGGATATTGACAATGAACTACTTGAAAGGAGTGGGATAACAGAGGAACATGACCAACCTGTCTCCTCTCATCAGGAGCCTTGCTTGTCTGACAGTAGTCAAAGCAGCAAGAGGAAAAGGGAAGCTGATCATG GTCCTGCCATTAAAATTCGACTTCCACTGAGGAAACATAGAGAGCCTGAAGAACCCAAATCAGAATATCAAGTGGGGTCTTCTTCAGCACGTGTTGGGAATGCAGATTCCTTCACTCAACTTGCTAGTGCAAGTGATCATCGGTTACAGTCTATCAGTAACAATGAGAATAATCAGTTACCTGGAAATTCTGATTCCGGGCATGGTAAAAGATTGCAAAGTTTGGTTCCTGGTGATACTCCGGTCTCAAACATTATACTTGATGATAAAAGTCGAAGGGAGTTTTCTTTGTATGACTCTTTACTTCAGATTCCTCAAGTTACGTATGATGGCTATGATTCAGCAGATGAAGCCTGGTTATTCAGGTCTGAACCGACTGAAGCAAAACCCATATCGAAGAAATTGAAGTATGATTCAGAAGCTGCCTTACGATGTTCAAGTTCCATGTGGCCTCGTGCTCAGCATTTACCCGAGGTTGGAATATATGCGTTGCCGTACACTGTTCCATTTTGA
- the LOC130720453 gene encoding GDSL esterase/lipase EXL1-like isoform X1 has product MKPLCLSSPYVLPSLLIRFLLIFIVTLKTMALVKLPPNISVPALLVFGDSIVDTGNNDNNLLTSARCNFPPYGKDFKGGMPTGRFSNGKVPSDIIAEELGIKELLPAYLDPKLQPHELPTGVCFASGGAGYDPVTSETAAAISLTGQLDLFKEYTSKLRGLVGENKTNFILANSVFLVVFGSNDIANTYFLSRIRQVQYDFPSYADFIVHSASDFLKELYQLGARRIGVFNAPPLGCVPSQRTAAGGTTRKCVARYNEAAELFNSKLSKEMKSLNQKYPNSRMVYIDVYNPLLDIIINHKKYGYNVEDKGCCGTGLIEVVFLCNRLVPTCPNVLEYVFWDSFHPTESAYKKIVAPILEKYVKDFV; this is encoded by the exons ATGAAGCCCCTTTGTCTTTCTTCTCCTTATGTTCTTCCTTCCTTACTTATCCGTTTCTTGTTAATATTTATCGTGACCTTGAAAACAATGGCGTTGGTGAAACTGCCACCAAATATTTCAGTTCCAGCACTTTTGGTGTTTGGAGATTCGATTGTAGACACTGGCAACAATGACAACAacttgctaacaagtgctcgtTGCAATTTCCCACCATATGGTAAAGACTTTAAGGGAGGAATGCCAACCGGCAGATTTAGCAACGGAAAGGTGCCGTCTGACATTATAG CTGAAGAATTAGGCATTAAGGAGCTTCTACCAGCATACTTGGATCCAAAATTGCAACCTCATGAGTTACCAACTGGAGTGTGCTTTGCATCCGGTGGCGCAGGATATGATCCTGTGACATCAGAAACTGCG GCTGCTATTTCTTTAACCGGTCAACTAGACTTGTTCAAAGAGTACACAAGCAAGTTAAGAGGACTAGTTGGAGAGAACAAAACAAACTTCATCCTAGCCAACAGTGTTTTTCTTGTGGTCTTTGGTAGCAATGACATTGCCAACACATACTTCTTGTCGCGAATTAGACAAGTGCAATATGATTTTCCTTCTTACGCTGACTTCATAGTCCACTCAGCTTCTGATTTCTTAAAG GAATTGTATCAACTAGGGGCACGGAGGATTGGAGTATTCAATGCACCTCCACTTGGGTGTGTACCATCTCAGAGAACAGCAGCCGGTGGAACAACAAGAAAATGCGTAGCAAGGTACAATGAAGCGGCAGAGTTATTCAATAGTAAACTATCAAAGGAGATGAAATCTCTTAACCAAAAATATCCAAACAGCAGGATGGTTTACATTGATGTTTACAACCCACTCCTTGACATCATTATTAACCACAAAAAATATG GGTATAATGTCGAAGACAAAGGATGTTGTGGCACAGGATTAATAGAGGTTGTGTTTTTATGCAACCGCTTGGTTCCTACATGTCCCAACGTTTTGGAGTATGTTTTTTGGGATAGTTTTCACCCTACTGAAAGTGCTTACAAAAAGATTGTAGCTCCTATACTCGAAAAATATGTGAAGGATTTCGTGTGA
- the LOC130720453 gene encoding GDSL esterase/lipase At5g42170-like isoform X2, producing MKPLCLSSPYVLPSLLIRFLLIFIVTLKTMALVKLPPNISVPALLVFGDSIVDTGNNDNNLLTSARCNFPPYGKDFKGGMPTGRFSNGKVPSDIIAEELGIKELLPAYLDPKLQPHELPTGVCFASGGAGYDPVTSETAAAISLTGQLDLFKEYTSKLRGLVGENKTNFILANSVFLVVFGSNDIANTYFLSRIRQVQYDFPSYADFIVHSASDFLKLVTKSLPRRSFHQLRVVMEVREQHVKNEYVL from the exons ATGAAGCCCCTTTGTCTTTCTTCTCCTTATGTTCTTCCTTCCTTACTTATCCGTTTCTTGTTAATATTTATCGTGACCTTGAAAACAATGGCGTTGGTGAAACTGCCACCAAATATTTCAGTTCCAGCACTTTTGGTGTTTGGAGATTCGATTGTAGACACTGGCAACAATGACAACAacttgctaacaagtgctcgtTGCAATTTCCCACCATATGGTAAAGACTTTAAGGGAGGAATGCCAACCGGCAGATTTAGCAACGGAAAGGTGCCGTCTGACATTATAG CTGAAGAATTAGGCATTAAGGAGCTTCTACCAGCATACTTGGATCCAAAATTGCAACCTCATGAGTTACCAACTGGAGTGTGCTTTGCATCCGGTGGCGCAGGATATGATCCTGTGACATCAGAAACTGCG GCTGCTATTTCTTTAACCGGTCAACTAGACTTGTTCAAAGAGTACACAAGCAAGTTAAGAGGACTAGTTGGAGAGAACAAAACAAACTTCATCCTAGCCAACAGTGTTTTTCTTGTGGTCTTTGGTAGCAATGACATTGCCAACACATACTTCTTGTCGCGAATTAGACAAGTGCAATATGATTTTCCTTCTTACGCTGACTTCATAGTCCACTCAGCTTCTGATTTCTTAAAG CTAGTCACTAAATCACTTCCAAGAAGAAGTTTTCACCAGCTTAGAGTGGTAATGGAAGTTCGAGAACAACACGTTAAGAATGAGTATGTTTTGTAA